GGTTTaaaacaagaaaagaaaaagctccTTAGTTGCTAACATGCTAGTCTTATTTTGGGGAGTTTACtgcacaatgaaaaaaatgttgggTGACCTAAAAATTTTGACGCAACAATTTTTGATAACATAAATTATCAAGGAAACTCAACTAAATTATTAAATTGGTGTTTGATATATTTGGTTGTTCAAGTTTACAGGAATTCCAGAGACCCAATATGAAAATAGAGACTAGATTATATTAATTACATGATACTTTAATTTTTACGTGTTTCCATTTTTAGTGTTttgattttattaattttttttgcgaTTCTCTCTCATAGGAATGGCAATACATAAGAATGGCTTGGTGGTTGTTCTCCTCTTGGCAATGTTCTGCATTTTGAAAACAGGACACATCATCAAATTGTCAAGCGTGGTGTCATTGGTAGGTTgtccatgttaaggcatttacATTCTGCATTTGGTTTTCTTTATGTTCGCCTTGGATTATAGCTACCCCATATTTGCATAGATGTAACCATTAACCAGGAAGCTGCGCTTTCTGTTGTCACGACGACGACGCTCTTGAATTAAACATTttgggtaccgtattttccagacgatAAGGCGcctctaaaaacctaaaattttctcaaaagccgacaatgcgccttatagtccggtgcgccttaaatatggaccaaatttcaaaatttaaactggcccgaagcattgtgtcatgaaatcaatcataagcggcccgctgaagactatgaatcatgaatcaaaaagactatgaatcattattttgtgattataaagtaatttgttgcgtctgaagttgaaataaaaaagataaaatgtggaatgatttgatttggattaaatatctgacatgatgcattaatggtgcgccttatataaggacaacgttttaaaatgggccattcattgaaggtgcgccttataatccggtgcaccttatagtccggaaaatacggtacctatTTTCCTGTGAATGTAAAAAACTGCATAATGTGACTGTGGCTTACAATATTATTAAGACACTTTTTAGGAATAAACGACACTATTGTTTTCAAGTAACActactgtattttaattttgGTCATGATGTTTTATaggtgatgtgaaaatgtcaaacatggatgaaatacaattaaaaatattgttttttactTTTAAGCATCAGGTACACTCTGAAGAACAACACCCTATTAGGGAGAAAAGAGGTGAGACATTATTTCTAAATATTTTGGAGAAATAGCATGCTACGGTTCAAATGATTGGACGCATATTTATAGAGCATTTGTCTTTTCCTCTATAGAGCTCGGCAGCGTTACGCATGATGCGTTCTTTGAAGGTAAGCACATAAATTGAATCATGtcttggaatgtttttttttttttttttgtgaaacaaaCTAGGCCAGGCTATATTGTACCCATAGCAGGGTCATTCAGTTCATCTGCTGGCcatgggtaaaaaaaataaaataattcttcACTAACAGGCTCTTGTGAAAAAGAACCAAAGAAAATAATGACTCCGCtgttcccttttttttaaagaatgccTGAGATAATGTCAGATAAACAGATTATATCTGTTATACAAGTCACGTTCTTGTCTTATTTCAAGTTTGTCTGGTTATATCTATCGTGCAAGGCGGCTGTTGTCACTAGTAACTATGAATGTTATTTCAGTacggtatttttcggactaaaagtccctctggagtataagtcgcatttttcaaaccttctgtcactccaaatcattaaatccgtcaatcaatttggtgatctaaccccccaattccaacccttaatgctgagtgccaagcagggaggcaatgggtcccatttttatagtctttggtatgacccggttgTGGTTTGAACCcataaccttccagtctcagggcggacactctactactaggccactgagccggtggtacgtggggccctttgtcatcttcgtcatcccgtgatcgaatcttttgtCCTTTACATAAACAACCGCCGTGccacgccgctgacgtcagttgtagttcaaactacagtaaccccttgctacatcgcggttcgttgatcgcagtttcactttttttttttttatttatgaaaaaatcacatataagtcgctcctcagtataaatcacccccccccccctacacacacacacacacacacaaactatgaaaaaaacagcgacttatagtccgaaaaacacGGTACATATTTGAGGATTTGTCTGAagtgctttaattttttttccattggatGGTGATAAAATAAAACTCCATCTGGGATGAAGAGAGTCAAAACAACTATCTGAAAATTGTTGTCATGTTAAACACATTGATTTGAAGTTCTTTTAAATGCTTTATGTCATTTCAAAAATGTTGACTGTAGTAGATAATTTTTTTATGCGCTCTCCCCGTGGCTCACTTTTTCCGAGGCGCTCCATCATGGTTGCACACAGCCTGCCTATTTGCCTATCTCAGCTGTGCTATGTGCAAACACCCTTTTGTCATAAATTACTCCACACTGTTCTCTATTCtcacgactttttttttctaattcctCTTTTTCTTTACGAGGAGAACTTTTTTTGAGCAAGTGACACCTGTAAGACATTTGAAGCCTGTGATGAGTTAGTTAATGATACCTGGATGTGTATCAATGGTATACCACCTGAAGAGCACTACTTTTAGCCAAAAACAGGTGAAACCCCAGTCTGGCTTGATTATGTCATAGAAATTCATCAAATCACTCTTTTATAGCAATGTATAAAACTTCTAACATTTGACACACTTTGTCACTATCAACATCCTAAAGCGACCTTTATTTCCATCACAGCTTATAAGAGCTCGTGTTGTTAAATATGTTCTATTGTGCTTTTCCCATTTaagatatttttaatttttttctttatattttACTTAATTATTTTGATTATTTAACCTTGCTAATTAGAAAACctcataaaaaaaatgtgtgtacaTTATTACAATAATCTTAATCTTTTTACAGGTACAACTGAAACAACATTCACAACAAAAACTCCTGTAACAATAGTTGCTAAAACAACCCAACAAACAACAAACCATGTTATGATAATGCAATCACCAACAGCTGTAATAAATACTCCAACTCCAGAAACGACATCTGTAACACATACTGCAGCAGCCCAAGAACCAACACCTACAAAAAATACTATGACAACGCAACCACCAACAAATGTAATAAATCCTCCAACTCCAGAAACGACATCTGTAACACATACTACAGCAGCTCAAGAACCAACACCTACAAAAAATACTATGACGACGCAACCACCAACAAATGTAATAAATCCTCCAACTCCAGAAACGACATCTGTAACACATACTACAGCAGTCCAAGAAACAACACCTACAAAAAATACTATGACAACGCAACCACCAACAAATGTAATAAATACTCCAACTCCAGAAACAACATCTGTAACACATACTACAGCAGCCCGAGAACCAACACCTACAAAAAATACTATGACGACGCAACCACCAACAAATGTAATAAATACTCCAACTCCAGAAACAACATCTGTAACACATACTACAGCAGCCCGAGAACCAACACCTACAAAAAATACTATGACAACGCAACCACCAACAAATGTAATAAATACTCCAACTCCAGAAACGACATCTGTAACACATACTACAGCAGCCCAAGAACCAACACCTACAAAAGATACTATGACGACGCAACCACCAACAAATGTAATAAATACTCCAACTCCAGAAACGACATCTGTAACACATACTACAGCAGCCCAAGAACCAACACCTACAAAAAATACTATGACAACGCAACCACCAACAAATGTAATAAATACTCCAACTCCAGAAACGACATCTGTAACACATACTACAGAAGCCCAAGAACCAACACCTACAAAAAATACTATGACGACGCAACCACCAACAGCTGTAATAAATACTCCAACTCCAGAAACGACATCTGTAACACATACTACAGCAGTCCAAGAAACAACACCTACAAAAAATACTATGACAACGCAACCACCAACAAATGTAATAAATACTCCAACTCCAGAAACGACATCTGTAACACATACTACAGCAGCCCAAGAACCAACACCTACAAAAAATACTATGACAACGCAACCACCAACAAATGTAATAAATACTCTAACTCCAGAAACGACATCTGTAACACATACTACAGCAGCCCAAGAACTAACACCTACAAAAAATACTATGACAACGCAACCACCAACAAATGTAATAAATACTCCAACTCCAGGAACGACATCTGTAACACATACTACAGCAGCCCAAGAACCAACACCTACAAAAAATACTATGACAACGCAATCACCAACAACTGTAACAAATACTCCAACTCCAGAAACGACAACTGTAACACATACTACAGCAACCCAAGAACTAACACTTCTAAATAATACTATGACAACGCAATCACCAACAACTGTAACAAATACTACAACACAATCACCGACGACTGTAACAAATGGTACAACAACCCAAGCACCAACAACTGCCGCAAATACTATGACAACGCAATCACCGACAACTGTAACAAATACTCCAACTCCAGAAACGACAACTGTAACACATACTATAGCAACCCAAGAACCAACACCTCTAAATAATACTATGACAACGCAATCACCAACAACTGTAACAAATACTACAACACAATCACCGACGACTGTAACAAATGGTACAACAACCCAAGCACCAACAACTGCCGCAAATACTATGACAACGCAATCACCGACAACTGTAACAAATACTCCAACTCCAGAAACGACAACTGTAACACATACTACAGCAACCCAAGAACCAACACTTCTAAATAATACTATGACAACGCAATCACCAACAACTGTAACAAATACTACAACACAATCACCGACGACTGTAACAAATGCTACAACAACCCAAGCACCAACAACTGTAACAAATATTATGACAACGCAATCACTGACAACTTTAACAAATACTCCAACTCATGAACCAGTTACTGGAACAAAATATACAACAACTGGATCACTGACAACTGTAGCAATTGCTACAACAACCCAAGCACCAACAACTGTAACAAATACTACGACAACTCTATCACTGACAACTCTAACAAATGCTACAACAACCCAAGCACCAACAACTGTAACAAGTACTATGACAATGCAATCACCGACAACAAATACTACAACTCCAAAAACAACTGTAACAACTACTATGACAACTCAATCATCGACAACTGTAACAAATGCTGCAACAACCCAAGCACCAACAACTGTAACAAATACTACGAAAACAACTTGTAAGTGTAACTCGACAATATTTGCTAGGATGACAATTAACAACTGATGACAAAGATTGTTGTGTTCTCCCTACAGCTCCTCCATTTGATTATGAATACCTCATCTCTGTTGAGCTTAACGTCACAGAATTGAGCACGATAACCTTTCTCCGAAACATTCTGAAAAACACCAGTTATCCAATAGACATCAACAGCATCTTAAGAATCTCCGATATCAACATAACCACAGGTAAATCTAAACTTTTCGGGGAGATAAGAGCCGGGTTATTACTGGTATAAAATAAATtagctcatttttttttacagtaattcACAGTATCACAGTAATTAAAGTGACAATACCACTCAATATAATTAAAGTGACAATATTAAGCAACATGTCATAGGTGCCCGAGCAAATTATGCAAGGTCAATGATATTGGGTCCGGCCCCATGAAGATCGTcgaaatttatatatatatgattggAACATAGAATATGACGGTGATCCTTAGCATTTGTGTTCTTATTTTTAGTTTGCAATCCAAGCAACGGCGATTTCCAGTGCGGATGTGAGGATCAGTATCGTTGGTCATGTGACCAGTGTCTCCTGCATGGATCATGTGACCACATCACAAATGACACATGTGGATGTATTAATGCCATTCCTCCTTTTGGACAATATTGCCAATCTATCGATCAATACAGTAAGATGTTTTGAACTATCCACAAACACAAATGGTTGACATTTGATCTGAATACTTCTCTTGTTCCTTACAGATTTTCCAGCTTGTCCTCCAACAACACCATCTCCCATAACAACTTGTAAGAGTAACTCGACAATATTTGCTAAGACGACAGTTTAACAATTAATGACAAAGATTGTTGATTGTGCTCTCCCTACAGCTCCTCCATTTGAATATGAATATCTCATCTCTGTTGAGCTTAACATCACTGATATGAGCGTGATAACCTCTCTCCGAAACATTCTGAAAAACACCAGTTACCCCATAGACGTCAACAGCTACTTAAAAATCTCAGATATCAACATGACAAcaggtatataaatatataaatataaacgttTTGGAGAAGTCAGAGGGGGGTTAAAGGTAGTATGaaataaattaccgtattttccggactataaggcacaccggactataaggcgcaccttcaatgaatggcccatttgaaaactttgtccttatataaggcgcaccggactataaagcgcaccattaatgcatcatatcagatttttaatccaaatcaaatcattctccatttgatcttttttatttcaacttcaaacgcaacaaattactgattaatgatccatagtctttttgattcatgattcatagtcttcagcgggccacttatgattgattttatgacacaatgcttggggccagtttaaatttaggaattgggtccatatatataaggcgcaccggactataaggcgcactgtcggcttttgacaaaattttaggtttttaggtgcaccttatagtccggaaaatacggtagctttTTTTGTTACATGACTGTAAGACTAATTGCAGTATTTAAAGTGACAAAATTACTCAATATAATTAAAGTGACAATATTAGACAAAGTTTCATAACAGTCTGATTGGTTGTTGAAAGTGCCCTTGCAAATTATGCAGAGTCAACAATATTTGGTCTGGCCCCATGAAGATCATACAAATTTGTAAATATATAATTGGAACAGAAAATATGAAGGTGATCTTTAGCTTTACTGTTGTTATTTTTAGTTTGCAGTCCAAGCAATGGCGATTTGCAGTGCAGATGTGAGGATCAGTATCGCTGGCCATGTGACCAGTGTCTCCTGCATGGATCATGTGACAGCATCACAAATGACACATGTGGATGTATTAATGCCATTGCTCCTTTTGGACAATATTGCCAATCTATCGATCAATACAGTAAGATGTTTTGAACTATCCACAAACACAAATGGTTGACATTTGATCTGAATACTTCTCTTGTTCCTTACAGATTTTCCAGCTTGTCCTCCAACAACACCATCTCCCATAACAACTTGTAAGAGTAACTCGACAATATTTGCTAAGACGACAGTTTAACAATTAATGACAAAGATTGTTGATTGTGCTCTCCCTACAGCTCCTCCATTTGATTATGAATATCTCATCTCTGTTGAGCTTAACGTCACTGATATGAGCGTGATAACCTCTCTCCGAAACATTCTGAAAAACACCAGTTACCCCATAGACGTCAACAGCTACTTAAAAATCTCAGATATCAACATGACAAcaggtatataaatatataaatataaacgttTTGGAGAAGTCAGAGGGGGGTTAAAGGTAGTATGaaataaattaccgtattttccggactataaggcacaccggactataaggcgcaccttcaatgaatggcccatttgaaaactttgtccttatataaggcgcaccggactataagacgcgccatgaatgcatcatgtcagatttttaatccaaattaaatcattctccatttgatcttttttatttcaacttcaaacGGAACAAATTACTgattaatgatccatagtctttttgatttatgattcatagtcttcagcgggccatttatgattgatttcatgacacaatgcttggggccagtttaaatttaggaatttgttcCATAGGTTTTTAGATGCgctttatagtctggaaaatacgataGCTTTTTTGTTACATGATGGTAAGACTAATTGCAGTATTTAAAGCGACAAAATCACTCAATATAATTAAAGTGACAATATTAGACAAAGTTTCATAACAGTCTGATTGGTTGTTGAAAGTGCCCTTGCAAATTATGCAGAGTCAACAATATTTGGTCTGGCCCCATGAAGATCATACCAATTTGTAAATATATAATTGGAACAGAAAATATGAAGGTGATCTTTAGCTTTAGTGTTGTTATTTTTAGTTTGCAGTCCAAGCAATGGCGATTTCCAGTGCGGATGTGAGGATCAGTATCGCTGGTCATGTGACCAGTGTCTCCTGCATGGATCATGTGACCACATCACAAATGACACATGTGGATGTATTAATGCCATTCCTCCTTTTGGACAATATTGCCAATCTATCGATCAATACAGTAAGATGTTTTGAACTATCCACAAACACAAATGGTTGACATTTGATCTGAATACTTCTCTTGTTCCTTACAGATTTTCCAGCTTGTCCTCCAACAACACCATCTCCCATAACAACTTGTAAGAGTAACTCGACAATATTTGCTAAGACGACAGTTTAACAATTAATGACAAAGATTGTTGATTGTGCTCTCCCTACAGCTCCTCCATTTGATTATGAATACCTCATCTCTGTTGAGCTTAACGTCACTGATATGAGCGTGATAACCTCTCTCCGAAACATTCTGAAAAACACCAGTTATCCCATAGACGTCAACAGCTACTTAAAAATCTCAGATATCAACATGACAACAGGTAAATATAAACGTTTTGGAGAAGTCAGAGGGGGGTTAAAAGGTGGTATGaaataaattaccgtattttccagactataagtcgcactggactatgaggcgcaccttcaatgaatggcccatttgaaaactataaggcgcaccattaatgcatcgtgtcagatttttaatccaaatcaaatcattctccattttatcttttttatttcaacttcaaacgcaacaaattacttcataatcacaaaataatgatccatagtctttttgattcatgattcatagtcttcagcgggccatttatgattgatttcatgacacaatgcttgggGCCAGTTTAACGAACAAATTATGCAGAGTCAACAATATTTGGTCCGGCCCCATGAAGATCATACAAATTTGTAAATATATAATTGGAACAGAAAATATGAAGGTGATCTTTAGCTTTAGTGTTGTTATTTTTAGTTTGCAGTCCAAGCAATGGCGATTTCCAGTGCAGATGTGAGGATCAGTATCGCTGGCCATGTGACCAGTGTCTCCTGCATGGATCATGTGACAGCATCACAAATAATACATGTGGATGCATCGAGGCCATTCCACTTGACGGACAATATTGCCAATCTGTTGATGAGCACAGTAAGCAATATGGAACACTTTAATAGATGTCAATATCATTTTGGTTTTGAGGGTTATATTTactatgttctttttttttcctttgaagaCACTTTTTGTCCCAGCACAACACCCTTTCCTACAACATTGTGTAAGTGTGAAggctttcaaatatttttttacataaaaaaatcCTCCATCAAGACAATagtatgtttttgtttattaGTGTTTATTATACTTAATTATTTTGAATACATAACCTTGCTAATTAGTAAAAGTTATCAATTTTTTGGGGTTTAAATTATTACAATAATATTAATCTTTTTACAGACACAACTGTAgcaacttcctcaccaacaactCCTGTAACAAATGCTACAACACAATCACCGTCAAGTGTAACAAATACTACAACTCGAAGAACAAAGACTGTAACAAATACTACAACTGCAAAAAATACTACAActcaaccaccaccaccaccaccaccaccaacaatACCAAGTAAGAACCGATTACACGTAAAGTATATCATGTTGATAATTGTTATTAAtcacattgaaatgaatgtcatAGAGAATCaaccctccaccaccaccacttctACCACCAGTACAACTCCTCCAGATTCACCCCAAACCACTCCTGGAACaggtatattattattattattattattattatttaacccTAGTCctgaatttattattattaatattattattttattattattattattattatatattgtaCATGGAGGacataaaatatttacaatgGCGTTGTTTCTAGTTGTGTattaaattaatgcaccctggtGAGTACTTGACATCCTTAGTAAGAAAAATATTGAAGCCAGTGCTACATATAAAATAATAGGCTATGTGTGTATGTTGATTTCACATTTGTATGAGAAGGCGATAATTGATTCAAGTATGCGGAGCAGAGGGGAGATagttgaaacaaaacaaaaaaaacatagcttggtttttatttttagcatGTATCTGTGACATATCTTACACTAATCTGTAAGTTCACTCATCtacattttttatgttttatctAACTTCTCTCTCAACAGTACTCCAGTTAGATTACTCCATCCGGTTTGACAGAGTTTACACTTCAGATCTGAGCGATAAAAACAGTTCTGCTCATAAGGACCTAGCGTCACAGATCAGGGCCGTGGTAGGTCCTTTTTTACAAACATGTATTTGTAGTTGTCCAATCTTAATTTTGACATTCATTCACAGCTACTTGACCAATATGGAGGACTAACAGGATTTGTGGATGCTATTGTGACAGGTTTCAGGTAAACGTGGCACAAAGAGTCAAAACTTAAGTTCTCAATAGTTGCTGACGTTTGTTTGTACAGGCCAGGAAGCGTGGTTGCAGATTTTATAGTTCAAGCATCACAAGTTGACCCAGAAGATCTTTCTGTGGTAAATCAAGGCCTCCCTGACGCAATGCAACCAATCGCGAAAGTCCTTGGCCTTGTTGCATTATACAGGAGTAAGTTGAACCATTGTTGTTGTAATTTTGTCCAACTTGTAACTGCTTCATGTATGTTTTCCTAAGGTCCAACTCAATTCATTACTCCACGCATGACATATACTGGAAGGTCAATAGAATTGACATGTGGCCCCACTCCTGCGGGCATTGATTTAGGAAACATCATTGGAACGAAATGGAAATTAAATGGACAAGAACTCAAAGAGAGTGGACGAATTGAAATTTCTTCATCTGCTACAGCGTCTGTGCTCAAAGTTAGGAATGTGATTCTTGCCGATGCTGGTAAGACAACAACATTTTTTGatgaattaccgtattttccggactaaaaggcgcaccggactacaaggtgcaccttcaatgaatgacccattttaaaacttgtcCATAtagaaggcgcactggactataaggcgcaccattaatgcaatcacaatatactaTTATACtactataataaataaaacagtcaGATAGATTAGTAAACTTTAaaaattaaagttaaagtttaaaataataacaaattaacaatttaactaaagttgaatgaattttatattagatgtat
This genomic stretch from Syngnathus scovelli strain Florida chromosome 20, RoL_Ssco_1.2, whole genome shotgun sequence harbors:
- the adgrf8 gene encoding mucin-2 isoform X2 produces the protein MAIHKNGLVVVLLLAMFCILKTGHIIKLSSVVSLHQVHSEEQHPIREKRELGSVTHDAFFEGTTETTFTTKTPVTIVAKTTQQTTNHVMIMQSPTAVINTPTPETTSVTHTAAAQEPTPTKNTMTTQPPTNVINPPTPETTSVTHTTAAQEPTPTKNTMTTQPPTNVINPPTPETTSVTHTTAVQETTPTKNTMTTQPPTNVINTPTPETTSVTHTTAAREPTPTKNTMTTQPPTNVINTPTPETTSVTHTTAAREPTPTKNTMTTQPPTNVINTPTPETTSVTHTTAAQEPTPTKDTMTTQPPTNVINTPTPETTSVTHTTAAQEPTPTKNTMTTQPPTNVINTPTPETTSVTHTTEAQEPTPTKNTMTTQPPTAVINTPTPETTSVTHTTAVQETTPTKNTMTTQPPTNVINTPTPETTSVTHTTAAQEPTPTKNTMTTQPPTNVINTLTPETTSVTHTTAAQELTPTKNTMTTQPPTNVINTPTPGTTSVTHTTAAQEPTPTKNTMTTQSPTTVTNTPTPETTTVTHTTATQELTLLNNTMTTQSPTTVTNTTTQSPTTVTNGTTTQAPTTAANTMTTQSPTTVTNTPTPETTTVTHTIATQEPTPLNNTMTTQSPTTVTNTTTQSPTTVTNGTTTQAPTTAANTMTTQSPTTVTNTPTPETTTVTHTTATQEPTLLNNTMTTQSPTTVTNTTTQSPTTVTNATTTQAPTTVTNIMTTQSLTTLTNTPTHEPVTGTKYTTTGSLTTVAIATTTQAPTTVTNTTTTLSLTTLTNATTTQAPTTVTSTMTMQSPTTNTTTPKTTVTTTMTTQSSTTVTNAATTQAPTTVTNTTKTTSPPFDYEYLISVELNVTELSTITFLRNILKNTSYPIDINSILRISDINITTVCNPSNGDFQCGCEDQYRWSCDQCLLHGSCDHITNDTCGCINAIPPFGQYCQSIDQYNFPACPPTTPSPITTSPPFEYEYLISVELNITDMSVITSLRNILKNTSYPIDVNSYLKISDINMTTVCSPSNGDLQCRCEDQYRWPCDQCLLHGSCDSITNDTCGCINAIAPFGQYCQSIDQYNFPACPPTTPSPITTSPPFDYEYLISVELNVTDMSVITSLRNILKNTSYPIDVNSYLKISDINMTTVCSPSNGDFQCGCEDQYRWSCDQCLLHGSCDHITNDTCGCINAIPPFGQYCQSIDQYNFPACPPTTPSPITTSPPFDYEYLISVELNVTDMSVITSLRNILKNTSYPIDVNSYLKISDINMTTVCSPSNGDFQCRCEDQYRWPCDQCLLHGSCDSITNNTCGCIEAIPLDGQYCQSVDEHNTFCPSTTPFPTTLYTTVATSSPTTPVTNATTQSPSSVTNTTTRRTKTVTNTTTAKNTTTQPPPPPPPPTIPKNQPSTTTTSTTSTTPPDSPQTTPGTVLQLDYSIRFDRVYTSDLSDKNSSAHKDLASQIRAVLLDQYGGLTGFVDAIVTGFRPGSVVADFIVQASQVDPEDLSVVNQGLPDAMQPIAKVLGLVALYRSPTQFITPRMTYTGRSIELTCGPTPAGIDLGNIIGTKWKLNGQELKESGRIEISSSATASVLKVRNVILADAGRYECNRIGSALTFVQDGRAINIRQAPNVRVPSKLNVKCTEGRTQLLKCCVQSNFIVRWFLGGSVLESGLTDLDEVESYCISHRYVLRGCENLPSQLRFTCRVNNPVGFEQSTTMVIFKEVVVCDDELYGTGRTGDVSTIACDSGQEGSRSATCRDTGEWIIFEDTCIVSEIKDLLVASEDLEEVEVPQLAANLSQIVQVERQQIVNSSATISAVVGILSAIANVSNEVNQTVMQDVLETVDILIGDDARETWEFLRENITRNDSSQLLNSMEILADELIGEFTIQTELILLNTSTFNDSFTAEFNNSVVIDIPGNDRNNLTITTIVFSTLDNVLPPRNSSFNNTFADTTNTSAIFDTAINAAVALVRVNTNIQNITVSFKKQNDSLTQNPQCVFWNFTLVDYLGAWDDQGCTLVSDINNTVTCNCNHLTSFSILMATDIPESIRIALDVITYVGVGISIASLIICLIIEAYVWKALTKSSTAFMRHVCIINTALSLLIADICFIIAAFYAKNPLENPDVDHEVPLGPCTTATFFLHFFYLALFFWMLASGLLLFYRTILVFSHMSKSAMMAIAFLFGYVCPLIIAVVTVAATAPGNGYIRENDACWLNWTKTKALLALVIPALTIVFINFVIVIVITFKMLRRGTVQVTRPDEKHSLVVIARCVIILTPLFGLTWGLGVGTMISSTNEGIHIAFAFFNSLQGFFILVFGTLLDSKIRALLSKKLPALSSGSGSNQTASTSAGVSTSSAPNWFQKLRGKRYVYRVSEAVNTSSSSGTESYSNI